DNA sequence from the Prolixibacter sp. SD074 genome:
ACCGGCACATTTTCAGTATAGTTTTCAGCAACTGGCATCAAATACCAAGGCATTGCTCGATCACATCGGGGTAAAACATACCGCTGTACTGGGCCACTCGATGGGAGGGATGCTGGCCACCCGTTTTGCACTGATGTATCCGCAGGTAACCGACAAACTCATTCTCGAGAATCCCATCGGGCTGGAAGATTATAAGCTGAAGGTGCCGTACAAGTCGATAACGTGGTGGTATCAGAATGAATTGAAGAAAAGCTATGCTTCCATCCGTAAATACATGCTCGGGAGTTACTATGCCGGGCATTGGAAACCAGCCTACGATGAATGGGTAAACATCCTGGCCGGATGGACACAGAGCAAGGACTATCCGGTGGTGGCATGGAACTCAGCCTTAACCTACGACATGATTTTTACACAGCCGGTGGTGTACGAATTCAAAAACATCAAGTGCCCTACATTGCTCATCATCGGTACGCGCGACCGTACGGCACTCGGCAAACCGCTGGTGTCCGACAGTGTCCGGGCCACCATGGGACTGTACAATAAGCTGGGCAAAGAAACACAGGCGAAAATTCCCGGCTCGAAGCTGGTAGAGATACCCGGCATTGGGCACCTGCCGCACATCGAGGCATTCCCGAAATTTATCAGGCCACTGGAGAACTTCCTGAGGGAATAACATCCGGTGAAAACCGGAAAATTTCCGGCAATCAGTTGGACTGAAGATGATTTAAGGAAAAGAATACGGGAGAAATTCGTCTTCATGCAGGTGAGGGAGTGCCCAAAAACGCGACACTGAAAAGTGGCAGCAAAAAGGATGAGGGTGTCCGAAAAGTTGAATTGGAAAAGTGTTTACTTTCAAATTGAAAGCAATCTTGGATTTACCCCTCCTCCCGATGGACATCGGGACTCCCTAAAGGTGAGGCTTAAAGTCCCCTTCAGGGTTCCGATACTTCGGAATAGGGGTAAATAACTAAAGTTGTACTTACAATTTGATAGTTCTGAAAATGCTCTTTCAACTTTTCGGACACCCTCATCCTTTTAATGGAATGAAATCTTAATGAGATTTTTAGCGAAACGAAATGGGAAAAGGAAGTTGGTTTTCCAAACATTATGTAGTTTTGTCTCAAATCAAAAGAATCAAAAAAACATCGATGAAACGTAAACCATTGTCCCCCGAAACGAGGAAGCAATTGCTGGTTGCCCAGGGAAACGAAATTACCGAATACCATATTTACAAACAGCTGGCGAAAAAGCAACGCGATCCGCACAATGCCGAAGTATTGAGCCGTATTGCCGACGATGAGTACAAGCATTGTGAGATATGGAAGGAGTACACCGAAACAGAAGTCGCTCCGAGTAAATGGAAAATCTGGAAGTTCTACTGGATTGCCCGCATATTTGGTATCACTTTCGGGATAAAGCTGATGGAGAAGGGGGAAGAGAGTGCCCAGGTAAATTATAACGAAATTGCCAACGAAGTTCCTGAAGCCAAAATCATCAGTAAGGAGGAGAACGGTCACGAAAATCAGTTGATTGACCTGCTGGAGGAAGATAAACTGAAGTACATCGGCTCGATTGTTCTCGGTTTGAACGACGCGCTGGTGGAAATTCTGGGAACGCTGGCCGGATTGACTTTTGCCTTGCAGAATACCCGTCTGGTGGCGCTGGCCGGCATCATTACCGGGCTGGCCGGGGCATTGTCCATGTCGTCGTCTGAGTACCTTTCGACAAAATCGGAAGGCCGGCATGATGGAGCCATGAAATCGGCGATTTTCACCGGGATAGCCTATATCTTTGCCGTGGTTTTCCTGGTAGTGCCTTACCTGATATTTACTTCACCGTTTGTGGCGCTGATTGTGGCTGTTATCGATTCGGTGCTGGTAGTCTTCCTGTATAGCTATTACATCTCCATTGCCAATGATCAACCCTTCCGGAAACGTTTCTGGGAAATGGTGATTCTGAGTACCGTCGTTGGATTGATATCGTTCGGTCTGGGTTACGTTGTCCGAATTATATTCGGCATCGAAGTTTGATTTGAATAATTAGTTGTATTCATCGAATATATAGGAAAAGAGGGCGCCCTGGGTGTCCTCATTTTTTGTGAATAAGGGGCTTTATTCTTTTTTGATTTGGACAATCGTAAACGTTAAAACTTCACCACCATCGATAGTAACTTCCAGCTGAATGTTATCGGCGGCAGGCGTACCAATATAGTCCCACAATAAATATTCGGCTACATCATTGGAGGAGGTTGGTCGCTCCTCAATCTTTTTGGTGAGCGGATTGATGAACCAGATGGTTCCAGGGTCGATGGGCAGCTCTTTGGTGGCAACCTGTCCGTTCTTTTCAACTTCTGTCAGTTTCCAGTCGGGGCCGGTGAGAAAGCCGGAGAGATCACATTCTGTAAACCGGAATGACATAGTGTAAACGGTTTCGGTCCCAGTCTCACCCGTTACACTGGCCGATTTGGGGACGGAACTAACATATTCCATTGGCATCAGGTGCAAATCACCTTCTGCGTCCACTTCCATCTCATAACCTTCTCTCATTCCCTCAACAAAAACAAATGTTTTGGAGATAACGGTGTAGGGCAGGGCAACCGCTTTTTCAGAGGTGGCCGTCGCCATCCCGTCTTCAATTTTTATCAATATTCAGTAGTTGGTCTTCAACGTACAACTGTTCTTCATTGTACGTCCATGCAGGTTGTCTTCGCTGCAGCCTATAATCATAGTTAAAGCGATGAACGTGATGCTACAGAGATTTTTTACTTTCATTTTGAATAGCTTATTAGGTTAATCCTTCTGCAATTCTTTTAGTACTTCTTTGCCCACTTTTTTTGCCGATTGTGGGTTTTGTCCGGTAATCAATCGTCCGTCGTGCACGACATGTATGGTGAACTTCGATGAGCTGGTATATATTCCACCACGTTCTTTTAGTTTATTTTCTAATAAAAACGGAACGACGTTGGTGAGTTTCACTGCTTTCTCTTCCTCATTGCTGA
Encoded proteins:
- a CDS encoding alpha/beta fold hydrolase translates to MKWRNWILTMLIIWPLMAMAQPDKIKPLDAMLTDYRYPYPVSYLDLHIQNQDLKMAYMDVMPANYNHKNIMLLHGKNFNGAYWGQTIKALTAKGYRVIVPDQIGFGKSSKPAHFQYSFQQLASNTKALLDHIGVKHTAVLGHSMGGMLATRFALMYPQVTDKLILENPIGLEDYKLKVPYKSITWWYQNELKKSYASIRKYMLGSYYAGHWKPAYDEWVNILAGWTQSKDYPVVAWNSALTYDMIFTQPVVYEFKNIKCPTLLIIGTRDRTALGKPLVSDSVRATMGLYNKLGKETQAKIPGSKLVEIPGIGHLPHIEAFPKFIRPLENFLRE
- a CDS encoding VIT1/CCC1 transporter family protein, with product MKRKPLSPETRKQLLVAQGNEITEYHIYKQLAKKQRDPHNAEVLSRIADDEYKHCEIWKEYTETEVAPSKWKIWKFYWIARIFGITFGIKLMEKGEESAQVNYNEIANEVPEAKIISKEENGHENQLIDLLEEDKLKYIGSIVLGLNDALVEILGTLAGLTFALQNTRLVALAGIITGLAGALSMSSSEYLSTKSEGRHDGAMKSAIFTGIAYIFAVVFLVVPYLIFTSPFVALIVAVIDSVLVVFLYSYYISIANDQPFRKRFWEMVILSTVVGLISFGLGYVVRIIFGIEV